In the Candidatus Cloacimonadota bacterium genome, one interval contains:
- the gmhA gene encoding D-sedoheptulose 7-phosphate isomerase: MNSLKEAATHFARFLHETENSETILAASEMIAAAFSKGNKVLICGNGGSSTDAMHFAEECTGRFRKDRQALPAISLTDPSHITCVANDFGFDQIFARGVEAYGNEGDIFIGISTSGNSKNVIEAVKTAKEKGMKTIFLTGKDGGKLSGKCDLEIIAPGETTDRIQEIHICVLHIIIETVERIVFPQNYK, translated from the coding sequence ATGAATTCGTTGAAGGAAGCAGCAACTCATTTTGCTCGTTTTTTGCATGAAACAGAAAATTCCGAAACAATCCTGGCAGCTTCGGAAATGATAGCTGCAGCGTTTTCCAAAGGCAATAAAGTTCTTATCTGCGGAAATGGCGGCAGCAGTACAGATGCCATGCATTTTGCCGAAGAATGTACCGGCAGATTCCGCAAAGACCGCCAAGCTTTGCCAGCAATTTCTCTCACCGATCCATCACACATCACTTGCGTTGCCAACGATTTTGGATTTGATCAGATTTTTGCCCGGGGAGTGGAAGCTTACGGAAATGAAGGTGATATTTTCATTGGAATTTCTACCAGCGGAAATTCTAAAAATGTGATCGAAGCTGTGAAAACTGCTAAAGAAAAAGGCATGAAAACGATTTTTTTGACTGGAAAAGATGGTGGGAAACTGTCTGGGAAATGCGATCTGGAAATCATCGCTCCCGGAGAAACAACAGATCGTATTCAGGAAATTCATATCTGCGTGCTGCACATTATTATAGAAACTGTAGAACGAATTGTATTCCCGCAAAACTATAAATAA
- the dtd gene encoding D-tyrosyl-tRNA(Tyr) deacylase gives MKLVVQRVSQASVSVDEKIISTIGTGFLIMIGVSIHDDGNQIDWLAKKVSELRVFPDEKGKMNLSIKDIGGEVLLVSQFTLYASCQKGRRPDFNNAAKPDLAEKLYLKFGESLKLKDVPVKFGEFGAMMQVKLCNEGPVTIILER, from the coding sequence ATGAAATTAGTAGTGCAGAGAGTATCACAAGCTTCAGTTAGCGTCGATGAAAAAATCATTTCCACGATTGGAACAGGATTTCTGATCATGATTGGCGTAAGCATCCATGATGATGGAAACCAGATCGACTGGCTGGCAAAAAAGGTGAGTGAATTACGCGTATTTCCCGATGAAAAAGGTAAAATGAATTTATCGATCAAAGATATTGGCGGAGAAGTGCTGTTGGTTTCTCAATTTACTTTGTATGCCAGTTGTCAAAAAGGCAGACGACCAGATTTCAATAATGCAGCCAAGCCGGATCTGGCAGAAAAACTTTACCTGAAATTCGGTGAAAGCCTGAAGCTAAAAGATGTGCCAGTCAAATTCGGTGAATTCGGTGCTATGATGCAGGTGAAACTTTGTAATGAAGGTCCGGTAACGATAATTCTGGAACGATGA
- a CDS encoding HAD-IA family hydrolase produces the protein MIDFAKKLSSKYKIFILSNTDEIHFPYIWKTFPSLHIFAQNLMLSYQLGCMKPNLEIYSKALSMHKLKAEECIFIDDKLENMRAAEKFGMTSILHINNKKTFIDVSKHLT, from the coding sequence ATGATCGATTTTGCCAAAAAGTTATCTTCCAAATATAAGATATTCATTCTTTCCAATACAGATGAAATTCATTTTCCATATATTTGGAAAACTTTTCCTTCGCTACATATTTTTGCTCAGAACTTAATGCTTTCCTACCAATTGGGCTGTATGAAACCAAATCTCGAGATTTATTCCAAAGCCTTATCTATGCACAAATTAAAAGCAGAAGAATGTATCTTCATCGATGATAAACTGGAAAACATGAGAGCTGCCGAAAAATTTGGCATGACATCAATTTTGCACATCAACAATAAAAAAACTTTCATTGATGTCTCTAAACACTTGACGTAA
- a CDS encoding L,D-transpeptidase: protein MNKKGSMRVVVNAKKQLMTIYKNDEVFKTFPVSTSKFGIGNKIGSRKTPLGKHKISAKFGKNAPEGSIFNGSRNTGEIISQNEDFYKGQDLITTRILQLEGLEEGINKGDGIDSAKRYIWIHGTTQESMIGKPASQGCIRMKNKDIIIFFDIVRVGTKVEITK, encoded by the coding sequence ATGAATAAAAAAGGAAGTATGAGAGTTGTGGTAAATGCCAAAAAACAGCTCATGACTATCTACAAGAATGATGAAGTATTCAAAACTTTTCCTGTTTCTACATCAAAATTTGGAATCGGAAATAAAATCGGCAGTCGAAAAACGCCTTTAGGAAAACACAAAATCAGTGCAAAATTCGGCAAAAATGCACCTGAAGGATCAATATTTAATGGCAGTCGTAATACTGGCGAGATCATCAGTCAGAATGAAGATTTTTACAAAGGGCAAGATCTGATAACCACCAGAATTCTACAATTGGAAGGCTTGGAAGAAGGCATTAATAAAGGTGATGGTATCGATTCTGCCAAAAGATATATTTGGATTCATGGAACTACTCAGGAATCAATGATCGGTAAACCAGCATCACAAGGTTGTATCCGCATGAAAAATAAGGATATCATAATTTTTTTTGATATTGTGCGCGTAGGAACAAAAGTAGAGATTACTAAATAA